The Anguilla rostrata isolate EN2019 chromosome 18, ASM1855537v3, whole genome shotgun sequence genome has a window encoding:
- the LOC135244479 gene encoding cGMP-dependent protein kinase 2 — protein MVSSQRHAMGNGSIKTPRLEESCMASSLKEPAAWEAEAAAEPLKARVARLEDELSQREEQLRAREQELRALRKELAAKVSQIDKLQDAIGYNSLGRSPPAPLRPSRRLLSVINQGPSRFHRVAVEVHRRLKAKEGVSAEPTSARYCGGFKAQHLSFERARVRKDSSTKKLINDAIMNNDFLKKLEPQHMREMVDCMYEKIYTEDQLVIQEGEPGNHLYVLADGLLEVIQNGKLLGQMRTGTAFGELAILYNCKRTASVKAVYQSHIWALDRQMFQSIMMRSTQARNEEYFSFLRSVSLLKDLPEEKLSKIVDCLEVDYFDEGEYIIREGEEGNTFFIIAKGQVSVTQTTEGCLEPQEIKTLGVGDYFGEKALISEDVRSANIISKENDTQCLVVDRDNFNQMVGTYEELQAYLREYVEQLSRGDEQRNAMPQSPQVDTSPEGRELHRLREKVRHLPAGSPFQELQVVATLGMGGFGRVELVKLKDEDTTFALKCIKKKHIVETRQQEHIYSEKNILQQTNSHFIIRLFRTFRDARYVYMLLEACLGGELWSTLRDMSFFEESVARFCIGCVLEAFDYLHGRGVVYRDLKPENLLLDSHGYVKMADFGFAKKIGLGKKTWTFCGTPEYVAPEVIMNKGHDFGADCWSLGILIFELLTGSPPFSGSDPIKIYTTVLHGIEKVDFPKRISKRPEDLIRRLCKLNPAERLGNKKNGIIDIKKHKWFQGFNWEGLRRQKLTSPLKRELKGPLDHSHFDIFPPEAEEPPDELSGWDKDF, from the exons ATGGTGTCCAGCCAACGGCACGCCATGGGCAACGGTTCGATCAAAACCCCGCGACTGGAGGAGAGCTGCATGGCCTCCAGCCTGAAGGAACCGGCGGCCTGGGAGGCAGAGGCGGCGGCGGAGCCCCTGAAAGCTCGCGTGGCGCGCCTGGAGGATGAGCTGAGCCAGCGGGAGGAGCAGCTGCGAGCGCGGGAGCAGGAGCTGCGCGCCCTGCGGAAGGAGCTCGCCGCCAAGGTGTCGCAGATCGACAAGCTCCAGGACGCCATCGGCTACAACAGCCTGGGCCGGTCGCCGCCGGCCCCGCTGCGGCCCAGCCGCCGGCTGCTGAGCGTCATCAACCAGGGCCCCAGCCGCTTCCACCGCGTGGCCGTGGAGGTGCACCGCCGGCTCAAGGCCAAGGAGGGCGTGTCCGCCGAGCCCACCTCCGCCCGCTACTGCGGCGGGTTCAAGGCCCAGCACCTGTCCTTCGAGCGGGCGCGCGTCCGCAAGGACTCcag CACCAAAAAGCTGATCAACGATGCCATCATGAACAACGACTTCCTGAAGAAGCTGGAGCCCCAGCACATGCGGGAGATGGTGGACTGCATGTACGAGAAGATCTACACCGAGgaccagctggtcatccaggaagGGGAGCCGGGGAACCACCTCTACGTGCTGGCAG ATGGCTTGCTGGAAGTCATACAGAATGGCAAGTTACTTGGGCAGATGCGTACGGGGACAGCATTTGGGGAGTTGGCCATACTGTACAACTGCAAGAGGACCGCCTCAGTCAAAG cCGTTTACCAGTCCCATATCTGGGCCCTGGACCGACAGATGTTTCAGAGCATCATGATGAGGTCCACACAGGCCCGAAATGAAGAATACTTCAGCTTCCTGCGCAG TGTGTCTCTACTAAAAGACTTGCCAGAGGAGAAGCTTTCAAAGATTGTTGACTGTCTGGAAGTG GACTACTTTGATGAAGGGGAATACATCATCCGCGAGGGAGAAGAAGGGAACACATTCTTCATTATAGCCAAAGGACAG GTGTCTGTCACACAAACCACAGAGGGCTGCCTGGAGCCCCAGGAGATAAAGACTCTGGGCGTAGGGGACTACTTTGGGGAGAAAGCGCTCATCAG CGAGGATGTCCGCTCGGCAAACATCATCTCCAAGGAGAACGACACGCAGTGCCTAGTGGTGGACAGAGA caacTTCAACCAGATGGTGGGGACGTACGAGGAGCTGCAGGCCTACCTGAGGGAGTACGTGGAGCAGCTCTCCCGCGGCGACGAACAGAGGAACGCGAT GCCCCAGTCCCCGCAGGTGGACACCTCTCCTGAGGGCCGGGAGCTTCACAGGCTGCGGGAGAAGGTGCGCCACCTGCCGGCCGGCTCGCCGTtccaggagctgcaggtggTGGCCACCCTGGGCATGGGAGGCTTTGGCCGGGTGGAGCTG GTGAAACTGAAGGACGAGGACACGACATTTGCCTTGAAGTGCATCAAAAAGAAGCACATAGTGGAGACCAGACAGCAGGAGCACATCTACTCTGAGAAGAACATCCTGCAGCAGACTAATTCTCACTTCATCATCAG GTTATTCCGGACGTTCCGGGACGCCCGGTACGTGTACATGCTGCTGGAGGCCTGCCTCGGGGGGGAGCTGTGGAGCACGCTCAGGGACAT GAGTTTCTTCGAGGAGTCCGTCGCTCGGTTCTGCATCGGCTGTGTCCTGGAGGCCTTCGACTACCTGCACGGACGGGGGGTGGTGTACCGTGACCTCAAGCCAGAGAACCTGCTACTGGACAGTCACGGCTACGTGAAAATG GCGGATTTCGGCTTCGCCAAGAAGATCGGCCTGGGGAAGAAAACCTGGACCTTCTGCGGCACGCCCGAGTACGTGGCCCCTGAGGTGATCATGAACAAGGGCCACGACTTTGGGGCCGACTGCTGGTCCCTGGGGATCCTCATCTTTGAGCTGCTCACGGGCAG ccccccttTCTCTGGATCAGACCCCATTAAAATCTACACCACGGTGCTACACGGGATTGAGAAAGTTGACTTTCCCAAGCGCATCAGCAAGCGACCGGAGGACCTTATCAGAAGACTGTGCAA GCTCAACCCAGCAGAGAGGCTGGGGAACAAGAAGAACGGGATCATCGACATCAAGAAGCACAA GTGGTTCCAGGGATTCAACTGGGAAGGACTGAGACGCCAGAAGCTGACATCCCCTCTAAAGAGAGAG CTGAAGGGCCCATTGGACCACAGCCATTTTGATATCTTCCCCCCTGAAGCAGAGGAACCCCCAGATGAACTGTCTGGCTGGGATAAGGACTTCTGA